In a genomic window of Thermanaerothrix sp.:
- the glpK gene encoding glycerol kinase GlpK, whose protein sequence is MSKKYVVAIDQGTTSTRCMVFDEKGLPVCSHQMEHAQIYPKPGWVEHDPLEIWSRTKDVIRGALDKGGINPEEIASIGITNQRETTVVWEKATGKPIYNAIVWQCMRTQEFCSEWQKTPGWEQVANGEGKVKDITGLLISPYFSGTKIKWILDHVPGAREKAAKGEILFGNIDTWLIWNLTGGPDGGVHVTDVSNASRTLLMDIKTLKWSEEMASFLDVPLAMMPAIKPSSFVYGYTRKDGPFGAEIPVAGDLGDQQAALFGQACFGKGDTKNTYGTGCFMLMNIGETPSPSKNGLLTTAGYSLEEGKCVYALEGSIAITGAAVQWLRDNLRLFDEAPDSEYFARKVEDSGGIYFVPAFSGLYAPYWDMSARGAIVGLTRYIRKEHIIRATLESICYQTRDVVEAMNKDSGVSLAELKVDGGAVKNDLLMQMQADILGAKVVRPQVNETTALGAAYAAGLAVGFWKSTDELKEHWAEDRRFDPIMSDEKREHAYKGWKKAVSKAQAWIE, encoded by the coding sequence TTGTCCAAGAAGTACGTGGTGGCCATCGATCAGGGTACTACCAGCACCAGGTGCATGGTCTTCGACGAGAAGGGGCTTCCGGTTTGTTCCCATCAGATGGAGCACGCTCAGATATACCCCAAGCCCGGCTGGGTGGAGCACGATCCGTTGGAGATATGGTCCAGGACCAAGGACGTCATCCGCGGCGCTTTGGACAAAGGGGGGATAAACCCCGAGGAGATAGCCTCCATAGGGATAACCAACCAGCGGGAGACCACCGTGGTGTGGGAGAAGGCCACCGGCAAGCCCATATACAACGCCATAGTGTGGCAGTGCATGAGGACCCAGGAGTTCTGTTCCGAGTGGCAGAAGACCCCCGGCTGGGAGCAGGTGGCCAACGGCGAGGGCAAGGTTAAGGACATAACCGGCCTTCTCATCAGCCCCTACTTCTCCGGCACCAAGATAAAGTGGATCTTAGACCACGTGCCCGGCGCCAGGGAGAAGGCCGCCAAGGGGGAGATCCTCTTCGGCAACATCGACACCTGGCTCATATGGAACCTAACCGGCGGGCCCGACGGTGGCGTGCACGTCACCGACGTGTCCAACGCCTCGAGGACGCTTCTTATGGACATAAAGACCCTCAAGTGGAGCGAGGAGATGGCGTCGTTCCTGGACGTGCCCCTTGCCATGATGCCCGCCATCAAGCCCTCCAGCTTCGTGTACGGTTACACCCGTAAGGACGGTCCCTTCGGGGCGGAGATCCCCGTGGCGGGGGACCTTGGGGACCAGCAGGCGGCCCTCTTCGGCCAGGCCTGTTTCGGCAAGGGGGACACCAAGAACACCTACGGCACCGGCTGCTTCATGCTGATGAACATAGGGGAGACTCCCTCCCCCTCCAAGAACGGGCTTCTCACCACCGCGGGCTACAGCCTTGAGGAGGGCAAGTGCGTTTACGCCCTGGAGGGTTCCATAGCCATAACCGGTGCGGCGGTTCAGTGGCTGAGGGACAACCTGAGACTGTTCGACGAGGCCCCGGACAGCGAGTACTTCGCCCGCAAGGTGGAGGACTCCGGCGGCATATACTTCGTCCCCGCCTTCTCCGGGCTCTACGCCCCCTACTGGGACATGAGCGCCCGGGGCGCCATCGTGGGGCTCACCAGGTACATCCGCAAGGAGCACATAATAAGGGCCACCCTTGAGAGCATATGCTACCAGACCCGGGACGTGGTGGAGGCCATGAACAAGGACTCCGGCGTGTCCCTGGCGGAGCTGAAGGTGGACGGCGGGGCGGTTAAGAACGACCTGCTCATGCAGATGCAGGCGGACATACTGGGGGCCAAGGTGGTGCGGCCTCAGGTTAACGAGACCACCGCGCTGGGCGCCGCCTACGCGGCGGGGCTGGCGGTGGGCTTCTGGAAGTCCACCGACGAGCTCAAGGAGCACTGGGCGGAGGACCGCCGGTTCGACCCCATCATGTCCGACGAGAAGCGGGAGCACGCCTACAAGGGCTGGAAGAAGGCGGTGTCCAAGGCCCAGGCCTGGATCGAATAG